The Anaerolineales bacterium region AGAACACGAACGATTCGACAAAGAACAAAGTCCGCTGGACGCTGGCATTGATCCTCCTGAGCAACGAGATCGTCTGGCACATCTGGAACTACGTTGTCGGCACATGGACAATTCAAACCATGCTCCCGCTTCACTTGTGCAGTCTACTCGTATGGACCGGCGCGCTGATGCTCATCACCAAGAACTACGCGATCTATGAGTTTATGTATTTTCTGGGAATCGGAGGCGCGATCCAAGCGCTGGCAACCCCCGATCTTGGAATTTACGGTTTCCCGCATTTCCGCTTTTTCCAAACGTTCATCTCGCACGGACTGATCGTCACCTCTGCCATCTACATGACGGTTGTCGAAGGCTACCGACCTACATGGAAATCCATCCTCAGAATCGCGGCCTGGATGAACGTCTACGTTGTCATGATTTACTTCGTCAACACCGCCATCGGCAGCAATTACCTGATGGTCAATTACAAGCCGAATACGCCGAGCCTTCTGGACCTGCTCCCTGACTGGCCCATCTATGTCCTTTACATGGAAATCATCGGGGTTATCACCTGCCTGCTTCTATATCTTCCTTTCGCCATTAAAGACTGGCGCAATAAACATCAAGCGGACAAAGATCATGCCTAGCGACTTGAGCGCTTGCTTCAATCTTCTTTTGACGAGATCTAGAAAATTGAACGTCATCCCGCTAACGACAAACGCAGAATCGCTTTCTTGACAATCCCTCTCACCCAAAGTAAAATTCCGCACGCTTAATAACTGAATATCGCCGAGATAGCTCAGTTGGTAGAGCACGCGACTGAAAATCGCGGTGTCCACAGTTCGATTCTGTGTCTCGGCACTCTCGGCGATCGTTTGCCGAAATCGCGGGCGTAGTACAGTGGTAGTACGTCTCCTTGCCAAGGAGAAGGTCGTGGGTTCGAATCCCATCGCCCGCTCAGTTTTTTCATGGCGTCGTGGCCAAGTGGTAAGGCAAGGGTCTGCAAAACCCTCACCACGGGTTCAAATCCCGTCGACGCCTCTTCCAATACAGGAATTAGAGATTATTGAATGACAGTGGACGCCGAAAGGCGTCTTTTAGTTTTCCAATATCCGAAAAACAAATATTGCCCCCTGAGGCATAGTTCGTTATATAATGTCATTACGAATCATCATTATGTAGACGATTCGCGCTAATCGAACACCGATGAAATTTTTATACGTTGAAGACGACCCCGCGCACCTCGCGCTGACTCGCCGAGTTCTGGAAGACGACTCGAACCACCACTTCGAGTTGCTTCACGCGGAAACGATCGCCGCCGCGTTCGAAGTGCTCGATTCGAATCCGGACCTCGACCTGATTCTCTCCGACCTGCGCCTCCCCGATGGAAGCGGGCTTGACCTGCTTACCCGCGTCAACCGCCGCAAATCACCCCCAGCAGTAGTGCTGGTCACAGGACAAGGCGATGAGCAGGTAGCCGTGACTGCCCTCAAAGCGGGCGCAGCGGATTACCTCGTCAAGCAATCTGACTACCTCCACCGACTCCCCATTGTATTAACGAACGCCGTAGCGCAAAACCGACTTGCGCGCGGTGAAGCCGCCCTGCGCGAAGCAGAAGTCAAGTATCAATCGCTCGTCGAACAGACACCCGCAGTTGTCTTCCTTGATGAAGCAGACGAATCGGAAAGAGGAATCTACATCAGCCCGCGCGTGGAGGAACTGACAGGCTACTCCCCCGCTGAATGGCTGGCTGACAATAGGTTGTGGGAAAAAATGATCCATAGCGAGGATCTTGAACGCATCGAAAGAGCCTTCGACCTCTCGCACAATCACAATCTGCCTTTCAATGAAGAATATCGAATAGTCCGCCGCGACGGAGAGGTGATCTGGGTCAAAGAAGATACAAACCTCATTTTAGACGAACACGGGAACCCGTTATATTGGCAAGGCGTTCTGTTCGATATTACGAAAGACAAGCAGAACGAAGCCGCGCTGCAGCGGCAATTGAAACAGTTGACCGTTCTCAATTCCGTAGCCGAGGCGGGCGCTGACAGCGCTTCCGAAGACGAAAGTATCGAAAGGATCGTAAACATTGTTTCCCAGATCTACAACGAAGTATGCGGCGTACTCCTTCTCGATAAGGCAGGAACTATCCTCACGCCACATCCTTCTTATTTTGGGGCTGATGTTTCGAACTGGCAAACAGGAACGCCGATCACACGGGGAATTACAGGAAGGTCGGTTTCGCTGGGCAAAGCGCTCCGCCTGGGCAACGTGGCAAAAGATCCGGCATATATCGCCATCGCGTCCGAAATCCAGTCCGAACTGTGCGTTCCAATTCGCGTGAACAATCGCGTCATCGGGGTATTTAACGTAGAAAGCAAAATCCCCAACGCTTTCGACGAGGAGGATGAACAATTCCTCAACACAGTGACGGGAAGTCTCGGCACCGTACTGGAAAGATTGCGGCTGATTAAAGAAGAGCAGAAACGCGCAAGCGAATCGTTTGAAGCGGAAATTTTGCGCCGAAAACACGCTGAAAGTTTGCAGAATGCGATCGCCTCGCTTTCCACCACGCTTGATATTCAAACACTGTACCAAATCATTTTGGATTCGGTGATGAAATTAGTGAAACACGATAGCGCCTCTATCTTTCTCGAACATGCCAACGGAGAAATGGAGATCGTTGCTGCCAGAGGATTTCCCAATCCAGCAAACATCGTAGGAAGAGTTTTGCAAACAAACGCCAAATGGCATGAACTCGCCCTGACTCGAAAGTCATTAATTATGGCGAACGCGCAAAACGATCCGCGTTTCGATAAGTGGGAAGGCTCGGAAGCCATCCGCGGTTGGTTGGGTGTGCCCATGATCGCACAGGACAAGGTAATCGGCTTTATTCACTTGGACAGCCACCAGGAGGGCGCGTTCAACGAACGTGACGCCACGATCATCCAAACATTCGCCAATTCCGCCGCGATCGCTGTCGGAAATGTCCGATCCTATGCAGATGCGCTGCGAGCCGCGGAACGCCGCGCAGTTCTCCATCAGATCAGCCAAGAGGTTGTGCGGTTTTCACAGGATGCCGAACAAATCTACACGGCTATCCACGCCGCCGCCAGTAAACTGATGCCGTGCGACGTTTTCGCCATTTCGCTAAGAAACCCTGAGAAGGAAACAAACGATTTTGTGTACCTGGTGGAGGGCGGTCGTCGTTATTTGTTCGAAAGCGTCGATTCAAATTTCGGCGTGACCGCCAAGGTTATCAAGTCGGGGAAGAGCGTCATCCTGCGGAACGACGATGAGATCGAAGCAAGCGGCGCGGCTCGTTCCGGTCCATCCGAACGCGTTCGTTCCGCGGCGCTTGTTCCTTTGCGGATCGGCAAACGCGTGGCAGGGACGATCTCCGCGCAATCGTATGAAACGAACGCGTTTAGCGAAGAGGAACAAGCGTTGCTCGAAATGCTGGCGGCACATGCGGCAACCGCCATCGAGAATGCCCGCCTATTCGACGAGGCGCAAAACCGAATCAGGGAGATGGAAGCCATCAACCGGCTATCTTCCTTCCTACGCCAGACCAACTCACACGCAGAAATGATCGAATTCTTCCTAGATGAAACGCTTGCGCTACTGAGCGAGGAGAGCGGGGCTGTTTGGATGTACGACTACGCCAGAAGCAAGATTATCCAACAGACGGCGCGCGGCGCGGTGAAAAATGTCCAGGATCCGCAATTGAGCACTATCGAAAGAATCGCCGCGCTCGTCTTCCAGACCGGGGAGGTATACACTTCTGCCAACTTAGCGAATGACCCGCTCACCTACAAACCCGACCCCACTGCGATCGCGCCGAACAATAGCGGCGTATGCATACCCATCAAGTCTACAGCAGGAACGCTGGGCGCAGTTTTCATCCAGATGGCGCCCGATCGGCAGATTGCACAACACACCAAACTGCTGGTTACACTGGCAGAGATCATCGGCAATGCAATTCATCGCGTCGAATTATTCGACCACAGTCAGGAACAGATCCAGCGACTGACAGCCCTGCGCGATGTCGACTCTGCTATCGCGTCTTCTACCGACTTGCGCGTGACGCTAAACATTCTCAGCGAGCACGCCTTGAAACACCTGAAAGTGGACGCGATGGATATTCTCATCTATCGTCCTGAACTTCAGAGCCTGAATTTGCTTTGCAGCGCAGGCTTTAACACTCCTTCCCCCTCCCGCCCATTGTTGCGAATCGGCGAAGGGTTGGCAGGACAGGTTCTGATGAAGGGAAGAATCGATCACGTCATTGACCTGATGAACTCCCCCGATGCAAAACGCGACCCGTTATTGGCGCGCGAAGGATTCGTTACATACATTGGCGTCCCGCTGATCGTAAAAGGACAGATCAAGGGCGTCTTTGAGGTCTTTCACCGCACGCCGATCTCCCCGACTGCCGATTGGGTGCAATTTCTCCAAACGCTTGCCGGTCAAGCCGCGATCGCCATAGATAACGCCCACCTTTTCGATAACCTGCAAAAATCGAATCAGGAACTCACGCAGGCGTACGACATCACACTGGAGGGCTGGGCGCGAGCGCTGGAATTACGCGACCGCGAAACCGAAGGACACACTCGACGCGTCACCGAATTGACCATGCGACTCGCCAAGTCAATGGACATCAAGGAAGAGGAGTTGGTGAACATTTATCGCGGTGTACTCTTGCACGATATCGGTAAAATGGGGGGGCCGGATCAGATCCTCAGAAAAACAGGTCCGCTCACCGAATCCGAATGGGACGAGATGCGGCGCCATCCTCAATACGCCTTCGACCTGCTTTCACCTATCAGTTATCTTCGCCCTTCGCTGGATATCCCATATTGTCACCACGA contains the following coding sequences:
- a CDS encoding TIGR02206 family membrane protein yields the protein MTQFFARDYSGSAFEFLGAAHISALIAIVVLNLFLLRFKNTNDSTKNKVRWTLALILLSNEIVWHIWNYVVGTWTIQTMLPLHLCSLLVWTGALMLITKNYAIYEFMYFLGIGGAIQALATPDLGIYGFPHFRFFQTFISHGLIVTSAIYMTVVEGYRPTWKSILRIAAWMNVYVVMIYFVNTAIGSNYLMVNYKPNTPSLLDLLPDWPIYVLYMEIIGVITCLLLYLPFAIKDWRNKHQADKDHA
- a CDS encoding GAF domain-containing protein: MKFLYVEDDPAHLALTRRVLEDDSNHHFELLHAETIAAAFEVLDSNPDLDLILSDLRLPDGSGLDLLTRVNRRKSPPAVVLVTGQGDEQVAVTALKAGAADYLVKQSDYLHRLPIVLTNAVAQNRLARGEAALREAEVKYQSLVEQTPAVVFLDEADESERGIYISPRVEELTGYSPAEWLADNRLWEKMIHSEDLERIERAFDLSHNHNLPFNEEYRIVRRDGEVIWVKEDTNLILDEHGNPLYWQGVLFDITKDKQNEAALQRQLKQLTVLNSVAEAGADSASEDESIERIVNIVSQIYNEVCGVLLLDKAGTILTPHPSYFGADVSNWQTGTPITRGITGRSVSLGKALRLGNVAKDPAYIAIASEIQSELCVPIRVNNRVIGVFNVESKIPNAFDEEDEQFLNTVTGSLGTVLERLRLIKEEQKRASESFEAEILRRKHAESLQNAIASLSTTLDIQTLYQIILDSVMKLVKHDSASIFLEHANGEMEIVAARGFPNPANIVGRVLQTNAKWHELALTRKSLIMANAQNDPRFDKWEGSEAIRGWLGVPMIAQDKVIGFIHLDSHQEGAFNERDATIIQTFANSAAIAVGNVRSYADALRAAERRAVLHQISQEVVRFSQDAEQIYTAIHAAASKLMPCDVFAISLRNPEKETNDFVYLVEGGRRYLFESVDSNFGVTAKVIKSGKSVILRNDDEIEASGAARSGPSERVRSAALVPLRIGKRVAGTISAQSYETNAFSEEEQALLEMLAAHAATAIENARLFDEAQNRIREMEAINRLSSFLRQTNSHAEMIEFFLDETLALLSEESGAVWMYDYARSKIIQQTARGAVKNVQDPQLSTIERIAALVFQTGEVYTSANLANDPLTYKPDPTAIAPNNSGVCIPIKSTAGTLGAVFIQMAPDRQIAQHTKLLVTLAEIIGNAIHRVELFDHSQEQIQRLTALRDVDSAIASSTDLRVTLNILSEHALKHLKVDAMDILIYRPELQSLNLLCSAGFNTPSPSRPLLRIGEGLAGQVLMKGRIDHVIDLMNSPDAKRDPLLAREGFVTYIGVPLIVKGQIKGVFEVFHRTPISPTADWVQFLQTLAGQAAIAIDNAHLFDNLQKSNQELTQAYDITLEGWARALELRDRETEGHTRRVTELTMRLAKSMDIKEEELVNIYRGVLLHDIGKMGGPDQILRKTGPLTESEWDEMRRHPQYAFDLLSPISYLRPSLDIPYCHHEHWDGSGYPRGLKGEQIPLAARIFSVVDVWDALRSDRPYRKAWPEQEVINYLKESAGAILDPQIVEMFLQLLQENNKPET